TATCCAGGCATATCTGGATATGTTTACTAAAAAGGAATACCTTGTGAATAAAGTCAGGATATGCATTGTGCAGTGAATAAGGTTATGGACATCCTCAACAATTTCAtcaataaaaaactttttaaaataccaagaaaacacaaattatattacattttctaaTGAACTTGTGTAATCTCCCTATTTCAGGTTCATGGTAAGAAAATCTTGAAACtgctacaaaatgtttttagctGGCTCCCACTAGCCACTCTAATTGACCAAAGGGTACTTGTTACTCACGGAGGAATATCAGATACAACAGACTTAGAGCTACTGTCTAAAATTGAACGACACAAGgtaatatttttagatatttttaaaatttttcatttcaaGAGAATCTGTCAATTTTCCAAATTTTATATCCTTAATAAACCTATGTATTGAagaccaaaatgtaaaaatatataatacataaataattcttgtatatatttattagaaaccCACTTTATGTGTATATCGCATGAATTCTTGGGATTTACATAATGTTCACCCATAATAAATTGCCCCTCTATTTTGGAAGAGGAAGTGAGGAGCGAGTGTCACTGAACCTGTATgccattgatttattttttgtaaattaatttaatagaaataatatgtTGTATTTGAAACTAATATGACAGAACTTGTGTGAAAAATCCATAAAATCCATAAAATTTaacaatataaacataattaaaatcaCTTATTacaatattgaaaataaaaagcagaTACCAGAGATAATACTCTCTATGTCACATTTTATTGATGCATATttgttgcttgtttttttgcatttggctTTTAAAAATTAAGTACCCTAAGAGCATTTTAAAAAGTAACTACTAAATTGTTTCGAATCATTAGTTCACTTCAACCTTGCGGCCtcggaaaaagaaagagaatgtCAAACAGAACGAGTCAAAGTCAAGTCAGGAAACATTTACTAATGGAGACTCTGCTTTACCTGTGGAAACAACAGTGCCCTATCCAAGGAGTTGCTCATTCTCCTACAGTTCTAGCCCAAGCCTTTTACCAAAATATAGGGGCAAAAGATCTGCCAGCAGTCCCACCACGATCACCATCGACAGAAAGGAGATTTCTAAGCGGGTGCGACAAACTGTGGACGAAGAACTTGAGAAATGCCGTAGGCAGGTGGGGTTCACAGACACGTTCAGAGAGCCAGAAAGCCCCATTTCTGGTTCCGAGTCTGACTCGGACATACAGGAATATGACATTGACGACGAAGAGAGAAAGCAGGTGaagtaaatatgttatttaatttatttcgtGCTTCACATTTatgttaaatgtaatattagCTTTTggcctttgcagaaaaaaaatcacaatgaaAACCTTTAATAAGAGTGCCTCAAGTCATACTtaagagcagggccggccttaggggtgcaatggcaacaggggcgcctgcccgggacttaaattaaatttttttgtttttttttttactttttttaccatgttaaataaagtttttttaactttattaaacatggaagatgttaaataaagtaaaaaacccaaacaaacgatgctttaatttaaccccttaaggaccgggctcgttttttctttttgtaccctgtgggaccgaggctgttttaatacttttgtggtgcttgtgttcagctgtaattttctcccatttagtgtacccacataagttatacattgtttttttcaagacaagatgggctttcttcagataccattattttgatcgtatcatcttatttactataaaaaaaataaaaaaacatggtgaaaaattgaaaaaaaacaaattttatgacttttatttgaaaaatcttttactcacctaaaaaagcaactaaaaaaactagctaaatagattctactacttgtcctgagtttagaaatacccaatgtttttatgttttttttgctgttttttgtaagttatagggcaataagtacaagcagcgttttatgatttccaaaccttttttaacaaatctggtcattctgcctccatctcctctttggaacatctttgaagccggttaactcaatttaacccattcaaaccatatatttttgaaaactagacactccagggtatttcaaatgctgttttttttaaccctttccatgtaacagttatacaaccacactttgtcaaactttgtaatagtaatttttttttatttttttttcacacaaattgtactttagttatagatatacaggttctggtatatgtcactgtcaaacaacaccccaatgtgtgttcaggaacatctcctgagtacagcgataccccacatgcatgggtttgtcagattgtttggctggtaaaaggctacttttggggcatgcgtaattcaggtggtcatttggtcattctgcctccatctcctctttggaatatcttggaagccggttaactcaatttaacccattcaaaccatatatttttgaaaactagacaccccaggttattccaaatgctgttattttaaccctttccatgcaccaattatacaactacactttgtcaaactttgtaatagtaatttgttttattttttttcacaaaaattgtactttagttatagatatacaggttctggtatatgtcactgtcaaacaacaccccaatgtgtgttcaggaacatctcctgagtgcagtgatacccgacatgcatgggtttgttgtgttgtttgagatttaaaatgccacatttgggaagtgcgcttttttctccattttggtcagtctgtacctatgccctatctttgagctcggccactccaatttaccccatcagccatttttttttattttagacaccccttgggtatttgctTTGGgtaaagtgcttttattttaactctttgttgagatttttgagaaattttagcacttgctcaaaacaataaacttaatttttttatttttttatattttttttacacattttgctggtactggatggttcatctagtgacatcactgcataattatttttaaatgttatcacatttttttttattttttttccatttttttttttaattattttttgaatattttactaatcacattgtgattagaaagctgggctccattgacttgcatggttgaatggtTGAGGCTGTTGATGTCCCgaggaggggccagacatggctcccgatgccgatctcggccttgctgaatgcctcgacatcgaggcattacagttacgccgtttaagcgaagaaagtgatcgttgatcactttctaagtttatttaattttttgacggttcaggaccgtcaaaggtcattacgTGACCGTTTttccatgacggtcctgaaccggcaaaggtcgttaaggggttaagttctgggcaggggcgccgaacggttgctcgtgaagtttccAGCAACCTTTACCCCTATAAAACGACGACAatataacatacatttaaacacaaaaaaggggGGCGCTCGCTCAGCAACAGTTTCTTGAGGTCAGGGTAATCTCTCTGTGCGcagcttatttattttaaaattgtcttGCGCCGCAAGCACAGCTGAATGCACCAATCAGCTGCGCTTATTTTCCCGCCACACAGAACGCTCGCGCAAACGCTCGTGCTGCAGTACAGCTGATTAATCAATCAGTTGTGCTATCTAAACTACCTGCCCGGCAACCTAAAACTGAATTTAGCTAACCTAGCCTGCCAAAACTTAATGCCCTAACGTTCCTGACCTTTTAATGACCCCTGTTATATAACTAATGTCCAGCAATGGACAATTAGCGTGCCGCTTAGGCAGCTTGCGCTTTCAATTCTCAATGCTCTCTAGCttctcattatttgtatcaataataccgtattggctcggatataggccacccccgtatataggctgcaccctaaaagtttggtgcttttttaaagaaaaagtttttttctttaaaaaagcaccaaaaaacatgctgccactctgtcctctcccccccgagatatgctgccactgtcttcCCCCcttccccgagatatgctgccactctgtcctctcccccccgagatatgctgccactctgtcctctcccccccgagatatgctgccactctgtccccccccccgagatatgctgctactttgtcctcccccccccgagatatgctgtcactctgtcctccccccccgacttaccagagcagactcccgggtgtcttacacggccggagggggacatctatgcacatcgtgtatacaactcccggtgccggcactcagcggaagtgccggcaccggaagttgtatacgcgtattgcgtagatgtcttccgccggccctgcaagacacctgggagtctgcccGGGTAAGtaggggggggttaaaatgcatcgtgcggacgttcaccggcaacggcgcatcgccgctgccggtgaacgtccgtgcgatgcgcttagacaacctcccgtgctggtactccccccgtggaaagtgccggcaggggaggctgtctgagcgtatcagacagtaggatgcaggtcccctgcaccgctgcgggggatctgtatcctaaccccgctgcctgcccggcgcccgggactgcatgtcccgggtgtcgggcgctagaccccgaatataggccgcacccccactttaaagacttaaagtgggggaaaaaagtgcggtctatattcgggccaatacggtatatattattattatacatatgtatCGATATTTGTTCCAatgattctgtttttttaattttgggtAGATTGTAGATATTCTTTGGAGTGATCCAATGGCACAAGATGGGTGCAAATCAAACTCAGTGCGTGGAGGAGGTTGTTACTTTGGTCCTGATGTGACagaaaaaatccttaaaaaacATGGGTTACAGCTACTAATACGTTCCCATGAATGTAAGCAGGAAGGTTATGAGTTCTGCCACAACGGGAAGGTAAGGAAATTTACATTcacagtaatttattttaaagaactgAACGATAACATAGCATTCTGTACCACAATTAATAGTCATTAataccttttcttttgtttttttggctaGGTACTGACTATATTTTCTGCTTCAAATTACTATGAAGTTGGCAGCAATAAAGGGGCCTACATCAAACTTGGGCCTGACCTTGTTCCCCATTTTGTACAATACCAAGCAAATAAGACTACACATACTCTGACCATGAGGCAAAGGTACTCTGCCTTTCATTGCCAAAAATGTATATCCATACATGTGACCAAACTTCCACTTTAACAAAGGGATACATATGACAAATATGTGTGGCAGAGCTTTATGAAGATAATTGTTCCCTATGggagttttcttttttcactatTAACACCTTATCATCAATCAACTTTAGTTGGGGATAGGGGCAGATTTTTGAGTTGTATGTGTTGAGTGGTCAAAGACACCATGAAGGAAAGTGTGTCATATTTCTTTTAACACTAATGTACACCACCTTATAGTAGtgattaaatgtaattatgtaacCTACTTGAAGTGCTCGTGTTAAAGGATTTGCTTCCCACACTGCAGTCGCCCAGTAACCCAACCCATAAGGAGTAGTTCTGGAGGTTTGCCGTAATGTACATGTGTCACACTGGATAGAAACTAccgtatttaattaaaataaaacccaaaGGGCACAGCTACATTAGGCAATGCACCTTGTCTTCCACGGCCCTACTGAAAAAGTTTTTAATGCCTGACAGATCTGCCTCCAACTAAGGTTCAGGAAGTTTGCACCATTGTTCGACTAGACATTCAGCCGAGTTCCTtcctattttttgtgttttagagTGAGTGCGGTAGAGGAATCCGCTTTGAGAGCGTTGAGGGAGAAACTGTTTGCTCACAAATCAGACCTCATCAACACGTTCAAGCTTTATGACAAAAAGCAAAGCGGTAAGGACAGCCATCATTATATTGAGGTCACCATTAACACCAATAATGCTAATTCAGCttttatgtatttcatttaaaattacattgTGATTATTTAATGGCAAACTACTTGTAAATGTCATGAGGAGGGTCATATAGATATTGAGCCACAACATTCTTCTTGTAAGTATCCAGGTAGTTTACATTCCATTGTGTATTCAGGTGAttttaagaataaataatacatcAAGAACTCATAGCCAGCAGGATCTGCTGGTTTATTAAATCTTATGTTAATGGCAAAAATCACTCCTTTGGATAAACTTGCTGAAAAGTGGAAATTTTGTTATActatgaaacatatttttttcttatgttgaAAATAGGGCATTAATCATTATGTTTTTAACATAATCATAATATTGGGAATTGTTGCCTCATGAAAATGGTGAAATATTAAACATCAATTATTCGTATGTTAtagaatgagataaaaaaaatggctggatATCTCAAAAAACAATTCAACCATTGGTTATTCTATGTATAGATTAATAAACGAAACTGGTGTGGCATCTCTTAGTCTTTTGCTTTTCTTATTTCACCACACCTGACACATCAAACTATACAGATAATTGTATTCTTTTCCACAGGATACATTACTTTAAATGACTGGGCAACTGCATTGGAATCAGTTTTGAATCTTGGTCTGCCATGGCGAATGCTGAGGCCACAGCTTATACGTAGTTCTCCAGAGGGACTCCTTAAATATAGAGAGTGGTTTGATGAACTTTCTGCATGCCAACCAATTAGAGAGGTACGGTTACATTATTTACAGTGCCCAAGCAAATTCCATAGTGCTATTACAAAAGGGAGCACAGGGAATATTAGTACTTgacattaacattaaaattgacaatatacaattcCATAATAAGAATAACAtgttaaaacatactggtaGAGGTCCTTGCTCTTGCGCACTTACAATCTATTATGCAGGGTCATTATTTTGTCAGTCTAATATAATTTGTCTATTTGGAATTGATCAAATAGTTTTGGAAGGGGCAGGGTGTGGCTAGAACCTGTGCAAGGGGAACTCAAGGCCAGATAACACTTCTCTTGGCTTGAAGCTTAAATGAGGCTTAGTAAGAGActttgtgcattcagattcgtacaaatagCAAATTTTATGAAacttgcatatttttttctattcaaaACCCCAGACGaaacgaaaaaaaaactaagcaaaaatctctgaattttcatttggaGTTTCGTAggctcattcactctctccactctctcacactgtctgaatgtctccctaccttctccacgaCCTTCCATATCTCAAAGTTCCCCTTTGTCTCTAGCATCCtctacatcttcttgttcttccctcttctctctttttccgTATCTCCATGGACATGACCTCCCGGTGAACGTCCACAAAAATGGTGTAGCTTCCATGATATCTTCTCTCTGATTGAAGGGTGTCAACGGAATCCCGCCATTTTTGCGTTCACCGGGAGGACATGTCTACGGAGAtgcggacaaaaaaaaacaaaaacgaaagacataagaaagagcaagaagatgaagaggatgCTAGTGAAGAAATattctacatatattttttggcccatttgcacagtAATTAGTGTTACATAAACAATGTTTCTGTACATTTCAATACATTGATTTGTAATAATTgtaaaagaataatattttttacaataacaTCTGTAAAAAATAGTGAACTGGTAAATATGAAATGCcatgtgtgtattttatatgaatGGTTTTTGTATTGCAGAACTTACATGCCAGTTTACTGGAAGCTCTCTACAGAAACCGATCGGATTTGGAGACCATATTTAGAATAATAGACAGTGACAGCTCTGGTACGTTGAATACACATAAGACTAAGTCCTTATTGATAGGCACCTCTTTATTATATGTCAAATTAATTATACTGAATTGACAGGATGCCATAatgatccccaccaaggatattgGAACAGCAGGTGTCcttcttgataaaaaaaaaaaaaaaaaaaaaaaatgagcaaaaTGAGCAGGagcaatgtaaaaatgtatttatttatacttaacagaataaaaagtataaaatagtataaaacTGCACACTACATGTTACAAAGGCTTTTTCAAAGTGTTAAAAGAATGTAAATTTGCAAAGGAATATAAATTGATACCCCCATTATTTCAAGTGGTGAATGAGAGACacttgttagtgtgtgtgtgtgtgtgtgtgtgtgtggtaagGGTAGTGGTCAGGGCTTTGCTCAGATGGTTTATGTGACTTGGTGACCAATTGATatccatttaaataatttaataaagtatttagaaGAGGAATCTTGTGTTATTTACACAGTTCAAGTTCTAGACTTCTGCTATTTCTACATATGTTATTGTGACTTTTTCAGCAAACATTCTAAGTTCATAGAAAAGCGAGACATTGGGGAGAAAAGTATAGATATTTTGTAATTAAACACATTTGATTGGGTGATTGTTCTCTACAGAAGATGATAATAGGATGCAATTTCATTGATAAAATATGTTGTTCATTTTTACACATGCAAATCAGATGTATTACTTGTTTTCTCCTATTTTAGGTCTTATTTCATTTGAGGAGTTCCAACATACCTGGAAATTACTAAGTTCCCACTTAAACATAGAAATTAGTGATGAGGCAGTGTGGAACATGGCCCGAAGCATTGACTTCAATAAGGATGGGAACATAGACATCAATGAGTTCCTGGAAGCCTTCCGATTAGTTGACAGACCTCATATTGGAGACAGAGAATTAGAAATTTATTGAGCTTGTTATATTCTTGGGCTGACATT
The DNA window shown above is from Spea bombifrons isolate aSpeBom1 chromosome 1, aSpeBom1.2.pri, whole genome shotgun sequence and carries:
- the PPEF2 gene encoding serine/threonine-protein phosphatase with EF-hands 2; the protein is MAVYGGLVFLITGSSLVPASTAFKSAVLIQRWYRRYIAQMEVRRRCTWSIFQSIEYTGEQDQIKLYDFFNFLMDHFTPDNSKERDFICRMFSDEESFKDTELEKYYDYESIEVPESYTGPHLTFPLKPMHAAALVEAFKQKQQLHARYVLHLLHETKNHLKLLPNIKRVTTSYSKEITICGDLHGRLDDLFLIFYKNGLPSPERPYLFNGDFVDRGKQSIEILMILFAFLLVYPKVVHLNRGNHEDYMVNLRYGFTKEVMQKYKVHGKKILKLLQNVFSWLPLATLIDQRVLVTHGGISDTTDLELLSKIERHKFTSTLRPRKKKENVKQNESKSSQETFTNGDSALPVETTVPYPRSCSFSYSSSPSLLPKYRGKRSASSPTTITIDRKEISKRVRQTVDEELEKCRRQVGFTDTFREPESPISGSESDSDIQEYDIDDEERKQIVDILWSDPMAQDGCKSNSVRGGGCYFGPDVTEKILKKHGLQLLIRSHECKQEGYEFCHNGKVLTIFSASNYYEVGSNKGAYIKLGPDLVPHFVQYQANKTTHTLTMRQRVSAVEESALRALREKLFAHKSDLINTFKLYDKKQSGYITLNDWATALESVLNLGLPWRMLRPQLIRSSPEGLLKYREWFDELSACQPIRENLHASLLEALYRNRSDLETIFRIIDSDSSGLISFEEFQHTWKLLSSHLNIEISDEAVWNMARSIDFNKDGNIDINEFLEAFRLVDRPHIGDRELEIY